One Longimicrobium sp. genomic window, GCTGATCCGAATGCGCCGTACGACCCTGTCCCTCGCCTCCGCGGCCTGCGCCCTCGCCGCCGCGCTCCCCGCCCGCGACCTCCGCGCGCAGAACGTCCCCGGCCTCACCGTGGCGCCGTGCACCGTGCCCGGCGTGGAGGGGCCGGCGCGCTGCGGCACGCTGGAGGTGTGGGAGAACCGCGCGGCCAGGAGCGGGCGGAAGATCCCGATCCGCTTCGTCGTCCTCCCCGCCACGGGACCGAGCCCCACGCGCGACCCGATCTTCCCGATCGCGGGCGGGCCGGGGCAGTCGGCGGTGGACGACATGGCGGGCTTCGCGGCGCAGGAGCTGGCGCCGCTGCGCGAGACGCGCGACATCCTGCTGGTGGACCAGCGGGGGACGGGGGGATCGAACCTGCTCAAGTGCCGCTTCTACGACCCCGAGGCCGACCTGCAGGCCTACTTCGGCGCCTTCTATCCGGCCGACCGGGTGGCGGCCTGCGCCGAGGAGTGGCGGGGGAAGGCGGACCTGGCGCAGTACACGTCGGACCCGGCGGCCGACGACTTCGACGAGGTGCGCGCGGCGCTCGGGTACGACCGGCTCAACCTCTACGGCGTCTCCTACGGCACCCGCGCCGCGCTGGTGTACATGCGACGCCACCCCGACCGCGTGCGCAGCGCCATCCTCCAGGGCGTGGTCCCCACCGACACGCGCATGCCGCTCTACACCGCGCGCGACGCCCAGCGCGCCGTCGAGGGCGTCTTCTCCGAGTGCCGCGCCCAGGCGGCGTGCGCCGCGGCGTTCCCCGACCTGCCGGGGTCGCTCGCCCGCGCGCTCGGGCGCTTCGCGGCCGGGCCGGTGGAGGTGGCGATCATGCACCCGCGCACGGGCGACCCCGTGCGCGTGCGCCTGCCGCGCGACCTGTTCGTCGAAGGCATCCGCTACCTGGCCTACTCGCCCCACAACGCGGCGCTGATCCCCGCCGTGGTGCACCAGGCCGGCGAGGGCGACTACGGCCCCGCGGCCGAGTTCGCGCTCTCCATGCGGCGCGACATCGTCGACGCGGGGAGCCACGGGGTGTACCTCACCATCACCTGCGCCGAGGACCTGCCGTTCTTCACCGCGGAGGAGGGGCGGCGGCTGGCGGAGGGGAGCTTCCTGGGCGACTACCGCGTGCGCGACCAGAAGGCGGCGTGCGCGGCCTGGCCCGTTCCCGCCGTATCGCGCGAGTTCCTGGGGCCGGTGGCCTCCGACGCGCCGGCGCTCCTGCTGTCGGGCCAGTGGGACCCGGCCACGCCCCCGGAGCAGGCCGAGCGGGTGCTGCGCACGCTCCGCAACGCCCGCCACGTGGTGGTTCCCAGCGCCGCGCACGGCTTCTTCGGCCTCACCGGCGGCCCCCAGTGCGCGCGGAAGCTGGTCACCGACTTCATCCGCTCGGCGGACCCGCGGGGGCTGGACGCCTCGTGCGCCGACTCGGTGCGCCGCCCGCCCTTTCCCACGCGGCGGCTGGGCGGCACGCCGGTCACGCTGCCGGCGGACCAGCTCGCGCGCTTCGCCGGCCGCTACCGCGGCGAGAACGGCTTCGCGGTGGAGATCAGGGTGGAGGGAGGGCGGCTGGTGCAGACCTTCCCCGACGGGCGCACCTTCACGCTGGTGCCCGTGGGCCCCGCGCGCTTCCGCGTCGCCGCCGCTCCCTTCATCGCCGCCACGTTCGTCGACGAGGGCGGCCGCGTGACGGGGATGCGCATCGAGCAGGGCAGCGGCGAGCCGTTCACGCTGGAGCGGGTGCCGTAGGGGCGCGGAAATCCCGGGAGTGCGCTCGAGGCTCTGTCCTGCATGGGGAGGATTGCATCATACCGTTTTTCGAGATTCGCTGTGCATTGGGAAGCTGTCATTCCGAGTGGAGCCCGATGCGCCGATCTCGCGTTCGCCACCGAAGTCGGCCGGGCTCCCGAGGAATCTACTCGCGGCCGGCAGGAGGCCGGACCGCTGCATGGAGCCAGCGTCCGGGCGGGGTGAGTGGATCCTCGGGCGCCGTCCAGCCGAGGGGTGAAATCCGGATCGGTGCTGCGGCGCCGCTCGGAATGACATGGTTCGCGAAAGGACCGGATTGCACACTGATTCCTGGAATCCGGTATCACGATGATCACCGGCGCGCACTTCATCCTCTACAGCACCGACGCGGACGCGGACCGGGCGTTCTTCCGCGACGTGCTCGGCTTCCGCGCCGTCGACGCGGGCGGGGGGTGGCTGATCTTCGCGCTGCCGCCCGCGGAGATGGGGGTCCACCCGTCGGAGGGCGGCTTCGCGCAGCGCCACGCGGAGCACGCCCTCGCCGGAACGGTGCTGTACCTGATGTGCGACGACCTGCGCTCGACGATGGAGTCGCTGGCGGCCCGGGGCGTCCGCTGCACGGAGGTCGAGGAGGCGGAGTGGGGGGTGAAGACGACCGTCCGGCTCCCCAGCGGCGGCGAGATCGGCCTCTACCAGCCGGCCCACCCGACGGCGCTGGGACTCTGATCCCGGATCCTCCATGAGCCTGCGCTGGTGGCCGTCGGGCGGGCTCTGGCGCCACCCGGACTTCCTGCGGCTCTGGGGCGCGCAGGCCGGCAGCGCGTTCGGCAGCCGGATCACGCGCACCGCCCTGCCGATGATCGCCAAGTCGATCGGGGCGAGCGCCGGCGAGTTCGCGGTGCTCGGCGCGCTGGGCGTGGCGCCCGGCGTCGTGGTGGGCCTGTTCGCCGGGGGGCGCGTCGACCGCAGCCCCAAGCGCCCGCTCCTGATCGGCTCCGACCTGGTGCGGGCGCTCCTGATCCTCACCATCCCCGCCGCGGCGTGGCTGGGGGCGGTCTCGATGCCCCAGCTCTACGTGGTGGCCGCGGCCGTCGGCGCCGCCACCACGCTCTTCCAGATCGCCGACAACACCTACCTGCCGGCGCTGGTCGGCCGCGACCAGCTGGTGGAGGGCAACTCCAGGCTGGAGGCCACGGAGGCGGTGGCCGAGGCCGCCGGGCCGGGGATGGCCGGCGTGCTGGTGCAGCTGCTGACCGCGCCCGTGGCCGTCGTCGTCGACGCGCTCACCTACCTGTGGTCGGCGCTGCTGCTCAGCCGCATCCGCGCGCCGGAAGCGCCCGCCGCCGCCGAGGCCGGCGCCACCGTCCGGGGCGACGTAGCGGCCGGCTTCCGCGCCTGCCTGGAGCACCCGCTGGTGCGCCCGGCGCTCTTCGCCGAGGCCGTCGCCGCCTTCTCCGGCGGCTTCTTCCTGGCGCTGTACATGGTGCTCACCCTGAAGACGCTGGGCCTGTCCTACGCGGCCGCGGGGCTGATCGTCAGCGTCGGAGGGGTGGGGGCGCTCGCCGGGCCCGTGCTCGCCGGGCCGCTGGGGCGCCGCGTGGGGACGGGGCCGGCGCTGGTCCTCTCCCTCGCCCTGGGCACGGCGGCGAACCTGCTGGTGCCGCTGGCGGCGGGCGCCGGGAAGCTGGCGGTCCCCCTGCTGGTCGTGCACCAGCTCGTCGGCGACGCGCTGCTCGGCGCCTACCTGGTCCTGGCGCTCAGCCTGCGGCAGCGGGTGCTTCCGCAGGCGGTGCTGGGGCGCGCCAACGCCGCCTTCCACGTAACGGCCGGCCTCATGCTGCCCGCGGGCGCGCTGCTGGCCGGGTGGCTGGCGGGCGCCGCCGGCGTGCCCGCGGCCCTCTGGATCGGCGCGTGCGGCGGCCTGCTCGCGGCGCCCGCGCTGGCCGCGTCGCCCGTCCGGCGGCTGCGCTGAGGCCGCCGACCAGGCGCGAGCCTGCTGTTTTCAGTTCCGGCTTCCTCCGGCCCGAAGCCGCGCATGCAGGCTCGGCCCGGCTCCAGAACAGAAACGGATCGGAATCACGCAGAGAAACCGGGGCACAGAGGAGGACCTCGCTCCCCCTGTGCCCCGGTTTCTCTGTTTCTCTGTGTGATTATGAGACTGTCGGTTTTCAGGAGAACCGGCTCAGGCGGCCAGCGCGGCGCGGTAGGCGGCCAGCGTCTGCTCGGTGCAGCGCTCCCAGCTGAACTCGGCCGCCCGCGCCAGCGACTTCGCCCGCATCCGCTCCCGGAGCGCCGCGTCGCGGTAGACCTTCAGCATCGCCTCGCAGAGCGCGTCGATGTCGCCGGGGTCCACCATCAGCCCCGCGTCGCCCACCACCTCGGGGAGGGAGGAGGTGTTGGAGGTGATCACGGGCGTGCCGCACTGCATCGCCTCCAGCGGGGGCAGCCCGAAGCCCTCGTAGAGCGACGGGTAGACGAACGCCGTGGCGCCGCTGTAGAGGGGGGCCAGCTCCTCGTCTTCGGCGTAGCCCGTCAGGATCACCCGGCCGCGCACCCCGCCCACCTCCTCCAGCGCCTCCTGGACGTGGCGCGAGCCCGCCCCGGCGTGGCCCACCAGCACGAACGAGAGGTCCCTCGCCTCCTCCGCCAGCCGGGCGAAGGCGCGCACGGCGTGGTGCATGTTCTTGCGCGGGTCCAGCGGGTTCACAGAGAGCAGGTAGGGGCCGTCGGGGATGCCGTACTTCTCGCGGACGGCGCGCACCCGGACGGGGTCGGCGCAGGGGTGGAAGATCTCGCGGTCGGCCGCCAGCGGCACCACGCACACCCGGCCGGGCGGGGCCACGCCGCGCTCGCACAGCTCCGCCCGGGTCGACTCGGAGGTGGTGATCACCCAGTCGCCGTCGCGCACGCTGTCCAGGAGCGACTGCGCCGTCTGCGAGTAGGCGGGGCCGTACACGTCGGGGAAGCGGACGTGCACCAGGTCGTACACGGTGAGGAGCCGCCGCGGCGAGCGGCCCCGCGGGCGCGGCGGCAGGGGGGTGCCTGGCGAGTGGAAGACGTCGGCCGGCGGCGAGGCGTCGGCGACGGGGGGGTGGAGGCGCCGGTCCACCAGCCGCCCCCCGTGGCGCAGCAGCCGGGGGAGGACGTTGCTGCGCAGGAGCGCGCGGGTCCAGCGGTGCGCGCCGGCCACGCCCCGCCGCAGCCGCGACGCCGCCTCCGTGGAGCGCGGGCCCAGGAGCGGGAGGTGGCCCAGCCGCGGGTTGGTGCGCAGGTACTCGACGCAGCCGTGGTAGGCCACGCTGGAATGGTTGGCGCAGAAGAGCAGCTCGCACTCGCCCGAGGCGGCCAGCCCCTCCGCCAGGTGCTGGTGCACCCGGAAGCTGCCGCCCCGCGACTGCGCGTACAGGTGTCCGAGGCCGAGCGTCGAGATGTCGTACAGGACCCGCATTCTTGGACGATGACGATCGATGGGACCCGCCGGCGGCGCGGAGGGGAGCGCCCGGCGCAGGGGGGCGAAGACTAGCGGGCGCGGCGGCGCGAAGCAACCCGCGGGACGGTGGCGTGCGCTCCGCGGGACGGCGCCGGGCGCGGTTTGACTTCTCCCTTGCGGCGCAATAGCTTCCGCCCGCGACGCGAACAGATTCCTTTCCCCTTTCGCCCGACCAGCGGCAGCCGACGATGCAAGACCCCTCGCAGCCTTCCCCGCAGTCCGATTCGACCCTGCCGGCCGGAAAGCCGGCGCTGGTGGTGGCCCACCCGGGGCACGAGCTCCGCGTCTACGGCTGGATCGAGCGCGCGCGCCCGCTGGTGTTCGTGCTCACCGACGGCTCGGGGAGCGGCGGCGAGGCGCGGATCGAGTCCACCACCGCCGTCCTGGAGCGGACGGCGGCGCGGGCCGGGCCGGTCTACGGGGTGATGTCGGACCGCGAGATCTACTCCGCCATCCTCTCCCACGACGCCGCCCGCTTCACCGGCATCGCCAACTGGCTGGCGGAGCAGCTGGTGGCCGAGGGGATCGACTACGTGGTGGGCGACGCGGTGGAGGGCTACAACCCCTCGCACGACGTCTGCCGCCTGGTGATCAACACCGCGCTGCGCCTGGCCGGCCGCACCCGCGGCGCGGCGCCGGCCGCCTACGACTTCCTGCTGGTGGGCGCGCCCAACCAGTGCCCGGAGGGCCTGCGCGAGCGCGCCGTGTGGCTGGAGCTGGACGACGAGACGCTGGAGCGCAAGCTGGCGGCCGCCCGCTCGTACCAGGAGCTGCGGGGCGAGGTGGAGCACGCGCTGGACCAGTTCGGGCTGGCTCCGTTCCGCACCGAGTGCCTGCGCCCCGTGGATCCCACGGAGCGGTACGGCGGGTGGGACCCGGCCCAGGTGCCGTACTACGAGACGTACGGCGAGAAGCGCGTGGCCGAGGGCGTGTACGACCGGGTGCTGCGCTTCCGCGAGCACGTGCAGCCGCTCGCGGACGCCCTCTGGAGCCACAGTGAGCGGCGCGGCTGAGCGGAGCGGGCTCAGGGTCCTCATCACCAACCGCGTCCTGGCCAGCCGCACCGGCACCGAGCTGTACGTGCGCGACCTGGCCCGGGCGCTCCTGGAGCGGGGCCACCACCCCGTGGTCTACAGCCCGCTGCTGGGGCCGGTGGCGGCCGAGGTGCGCGCCCTCACGGTGCCGGTGGTCGACGACCTGGCCCGCGTGGGCGCCCCTCCCGACGTGATCCACGGCCACCACGGCCTGGAGACGCTGGCGGCGCTCCTGGCCTTCCCCGGCGTCCCCGCCGTGGCGTTCTGCCACAGCTGGATCGGCTGGCCCGACGTGCCCGTGCGCTTCCCGCGGGTGCTGCGCTACGTGGCCGTCGACCACACCTGCCGCGACCGCCTCCTCTTCGAGCACGGCGTCCCCGAAGACCGCGTCCACGTGGCGCTGAACGCCGTGGACCTGGAGCGCTTCCGCCCCCGCGGCCCCCTGCCGCCCAGGCCCGGGCGCGCGCTGGTGTTCAGCAACGCGGCCGGGGGGAAGGGGTCGCAGCTGGCGGCGGTGCGCGAGGCGTGCGAGGCGGCGGGGATCGCGCTGGACGTGGCGGGCTCCGCCTCGGGGAAGCCGCTGGAGCGGCCCGAGGAGGCGCTGGGCCGCTACGACCTGGTGTTCGCCAAGGCGCGGGCGGCGCTCGAGGCCATGGCGGTGGGCGCGGCGGTGATCCTCTGCGACGCGGTGGGCACGGGGCCGATGGTGACCACCGGGAACCTGTCCGACCTGCGGCCGCTGAACTTCGGGATGCGCGCGCTGCGCGAGCGCCCCACGCCCGAGGCTCTCGCCCGCGAGATCGCGCGCTACGACGCGGCCGACGCGGCGGAGGTCTCGCGCCGGGTGCGAGCGGAGGCCGGGCAGGGGGCGCTGGCGGACGAGCTGGTGGCGCTCTACCGCGAGGTGCTGGACGAGCACCGCGCCGGCCCCCCCGCCGACCCGGCGGCCGAGGAGCGCGCCGCGGCCGCCTACCTGCAGTGGCTGGCGCCGCGCCTGCACGAGCGCGACCTGCTGAAGACGGGCTTCGCGCGGCTCCTGCAGGTGCCGGTGGTGGGCGCGCTGATCCGGGCGCGCGCCCGGCGCGAGGGCGGCGGGCACTGGCTCCCGCGGCTGCTCGGGTCGGTGGACCGCGATTGAGCACGCTTCCCGCCTGGCTCCGCGGCCCCTTCCGCCGCAGGGACCCGCTCCCCCTCGGCGAGGGGGGCGGGGCGATCCTGTCGGCCCTGGCCGCCCGCAGCCTGGCCGGGGGCGGCTGGGCGCTCCTCTCCCTGGGGCTGGGCCTGGCGCTGGGGGTGGCGCGCACGATGGTGGTCGCGCGGTTCCTGGGCGCCGAGGAGCTGGGGGTGTTCGGGATCGCCCTGCTCGCCCTGGGCACCGTCGAGGCGGTCACCTCCACCGGGGTGGAGACGGCGCTGGTCAGCCACCCGGGCGAAGCGGAAGAGGACCTGGACCCCGCCTTCACCATCCAGGTGCTGCGGGGCCTGCTGGTGGCGGCGGCGGTGTTCGCCGCCGCGCCGCTGGCGGCCTCGTTCCTGGGGAGCGGCCGGGCGACCCCGGTGATCCGGGCGGTGGCCGTGCTGGCGCTCCTGCGTGGGCTCGCCAACCCGGCGCTGGCGCTGGCCACCCGGCGGATGGAGTTCGGCCGCCTCTTCTGGTGGAGCGTGCCCGAGCAGGTGGCCGGGTTCGTGCTGGCCGTGGGGCTGGCGGTGGCGCGCCGCGACGTGTGGGCGCTGGTGGCGGCGGCGGTGGGGTCGCAGGTAGTGGCCGTGGCGGCCTCGTGGGCCATGCTGCCGCGCCGGCCGCGCCTGGTGCTCAGGGGCGAGGGGGTGCGGCGCCTCCTCCACTACGGCAAGTGGGTGAGCGGGGCCCGCACGATGATGTTCCTGAGCCTGAACGCCGACAACGCGGTGGTCGCCCGCTTCCTGGGCGCCGGCGCGCTGGGCATCTACCAGCTCGCCTTCCGCATCGGCGAGCTGGGGGTGTCCACCTTCACCCGGGCGATGGTGCAGGTGGCGCTCCCGGTGCTCAGCCAGCTGCAGGCGAGCCCCGCCCGGCTCGGGCGCGCCTTCCGGGCGGTGTTCCGCCTGGCGCTGGTGGCCAACGCCGTCTTCGCGGTGGGGGTGGCGCTCTTCGCCCACCCGGTGGTGGAGCGGCTCCTCGGGCGCGAGTGGCTGCCGGCGGTGCCTGTGCTGCGGATCCTGGCCGTGGCGATGGTGTTCCGGGCGGTGGTGGTGGTCTCCAACCAGCTGTTCAACGCGGTGGGCCGGCCGAGCCTGACGCTCCAGGTGAACGCCGTGCGCCTGGGGGTGATGCTCGCGGCCGTCCTCCCGCTCCTGCACGCGTTCGGCCTGCGCGGCGTGGCGCTCTCGGTGCTCCTGGGCGGCCTGGCCTCGGCCGTGCTGTGCCTGCACCGGGCCCGCGGCGTCCTGGAGCCGGAGCGGGTGCCCGCGGGGGAGCGGTGAGCCGGGAGGGCCGCCGCATGCCCCTCTTCCGGTGGAGAGCGCGGGAGTCCCCGCCGCCGCGGGCGCCCGGGGACGCCCGGCTCGACCCCATGCCGATCGTCGTCGGCTCGCCCCGCTCGGGGACGACGCTGCTCCGGCTCATGCTGGACGCCCACCCGCTGCTGGCGATCCCGCCGGAGACCGGCTTCCTGTCGCTCGCGCCGAAGCTGAAGGGGTGGGGCGACCGGCTGCGCGAGCGCTTCTTCCGCGCGGTGGTGGGCCACCCGCCGCCGTCGCCCGCCTGGCCGGACTTCGAGATCCCGGCGGAAGCCTTCCGGGCGGCGCTGGAGCGGATCGAGCCCTTCACCGCGGCCGAGGGCTTCCGCGCCTTCTACCGCCTCTACGCCGCGCGCTTCGGCAAGCCGCGCTGGGGCGACAAGACGCCGCTGTACTGCCTGGAGCTCGACACCATCCGCGGCGTGCTCCCCGAGGCGCGCTTCGTCCACCTGATCCGCGACGGGCGCGACGCCGCCCTCTCGCTGCGCCGCCAGTGGTTCTCGCCCGGCTGGGAGATGGAGAAGCAGGCGGCATACTGGCGCCGGTGCGTGCTGGGGGCGCGGCGGGCGGGGCTGGGGCGCGACGACTACCTCGAGGTGCGCTACGAGGAGCTGATCCTCGACACGCAGGGGACGCTCGGCCGCATCTGCGCGTTCATCGGGCTGGAGTACGACGACGCCATGCTGCGCTACGACGCGCGCGCCCCGGCGCGGCTCGAGGAGCACAAGGGGCGCACCCGGGCCGACGGCACCGCGCTGGTCACCCGCGAGCAGCGGCTCCGGCAGCAGCAGCGCACCACCGAGCCGCCCGACCCGGCCCGCGTCTTCGCCTGGAAGCACGAGATGAGCGCGGAAGACCGCGAGGCGTTCGCGCGCGTCGCGGGCGACCTGCTGCGGGAGCTGGGCTACGAGGTGTGACGCGGGCGAGCCCTTTGCGGGCGGTGGCCCGGTCCGGCGGGATCCGTCGCGTTCTTCGGGTGGAAGATCGAACGATGGCGAACGGAGAGCAGATCCACTCCTTGCTCGGCACGCTGCTGGAGGTCCACCGCTCCGCGTTCGAGCTCGGCGAGCACGAGGTGTCGTTCCACGCGCTCTCGGCGGCGGCGCACGCGGCGGAGAGCCTGGAGGACGTGGACGTGCTGGAGCGGATCGCCGGGCTCAGCCGCGGCGAGCTGGCGTGGCTGGACGCCCACGCCCCCGACCACCGCCTCTCCAGCCGGTCGGCGGAACAGCGCCGGCACCAGAGCATCTTCGAGCAGCTCGCGGTCACGGCCACGGGCATGCGCCAGCGCATCACCATCGACCAGCGCCG contains:
- a CDS encoding glycosyltransferase family 4 protein — its product is MSGAAERSGLRVLITNRVLASRTGTELYVRDLARALLERGHHPVVYSPLLGPVAAEVRALTVPVVDDLARVGAPPDVIHGHHGLETLAALLAFPGVPAVAFCHSWIGWPDVPVRFPRVLRYVAVDHTCRDRLLFEHGVPEDRVHVALNAVDLERFRPRGPLPPRPGRALVFSNAAGGKGSQLAAVREACEAAGIALDVAGSASGKPLERPEEALGRYDLVFAKARAALEAMAVGAAVILCDAVGTGPMVTTGNLSDLRPLNFGMRALRERPTPEALAREIARYDAADAAEVSRRVRAEAGQGALADELVALYREVLDEHRAGPPADPAAEERAAAAYLQWLAPRLHERDLLKTGFARLLQVPVVGALIRARARREGGGHWLPRLLGSVDRD
- a CDS encoding VOC family protein, whose protein sequence is MITGAHFILYSTDADADRAFFRDVLGFRAVDAGGGWLIFALPPAEMGVHPSEGGFAQRHAEHALAGTVLYLMCDDLRSTMESLAARGVRCTEVEEAEWGVKTTVRLPSGGEIGLYQPAHPTALGL
- a CDS encoding MFS transporter, producing the protein MSLRWWPSGGLWRHPDFLRLWGAQAGSAFGSRITRTALPMIAKSIGASAGEFAVLGALGVAPGVVVGLFAGGRVDRSPKRPLLIGSDLVRALLILTIPAAAWLGAVSMPQLYVVAAAVGAATTLFQIADNTYLPALVGRDQLVEGNSRLEATEAVAEAAGPGMAGVLVQLLTAPVAVVVDALTYLWSALLLSRIRAPEAPAAAEAGATVRGDVAAGFRACLEHPLVRPALFAEAVAAFSGGFFLALYMVLTLKTLGLSYAAAGLIVSVGGVGALAGPVLAGPLGRRVGTGPALVLSLALGTAANLLVPLAAGAGKLAVPLLVVHQLVGDALLGAYLVLALSLRQRVLPQAVLGRANAAFHVTAGLMLPAGALLAGWLAGAAGVPAALWIGACGGLLAAPALAASPVRRLR
- a CDS encoding oligosaccharide flippase family protein → MSTLPAWLRGPFRRRDPLPLGEGGGAILSALAARSLAGGGWALLSLGLGLALGVARTMVVARFLGAEELGVFGIALLALGTVEAVTSTGVETALVSHPGEAEEDLDPAFTIQVLRGLLVAAAVFAAAPLAASFLGSGRATPVIRAVAVLALLRGLANPALALATRRMEFGRLFWWSVPEQVAGFVLAVGLAVARRDVWALVAAAVGSQVVAVAASWAMLPRRPRLVLRGEGVRRLLHYGKWVSGARTMMFLSLNADNAVVARFLGAGALGIYQLAFRIGELGVSTFTRAMVQVALPVLSQLQASPARLGRAFRAVFRLALVANAVFAVGVALFAHPVVERLLGREWLPAVPVLRILAVAMVFRAVVVVSNQLFNAVGRPSLTLQVNAVRLGVMLAAVLPLLHAFGLRGVALSVLLGGLASAVLCLHRARGVLEPERVPAGER
- a CDS encoding sulfotransferase, producing the protein MPLFRWRARESPPPRAPGDARLDPMPIVVGSPRSGTTLLRLMLDAHPLLAIPPETGFLSLAPKLKGWGDRLRERFFRAVVGHPPPSPAWPDFEIPAEAFRAALERIEPFTAAEGFRAFYRLYAARFGKPRWGDKTPLYCLELDTIRGVLPEARFVHLIRDGRDAALSLRRQWFSPGWEMEKQAAYWRRCVLGARRAGLGRDDYLEVRYEELILDTQGTLGRICAFIGLEYDDAMLRYDARAPARLEEHKGRTRADGTALVTREQRLRQQQRTTEPPDPARVFAWKHEMSAEDREAFARVAGDLLRELGYEV
- a CDS encoding glycosyltransferase family 1 protein translates to MRVLYDISTLGLGHLYAQSRGGSFRVHQHLAEGLAASGECELLFCANHSSVAYHGCVEYLRTNPRLGHLPLLGPRSTEAASRLRRGVAGAHRWTRALLRSNVLPRLLRHGGRLVDRRLHPPVADASPPADVFHSPGTPLPPRPRGRSPRRLLTVYDLVHVRFPDVYGPAYSQTAQSLLDSVRDGDWVITTSESTRAELCERGVAPPGRVCVVPLAADREIFHPCADPVRVRAVREKYGIPDGPYLLSVNPLDPRKNMHHAVRAFARLAEEARDLSFVLVGHAGAGSRHVQEALEEVGGVRGRVILTGYAEDEELAPLYSGATAFVYPSLYEGFGLPPLEAMQCGTPVITSNTSSLPEVVGDAGLMVDPGDIDALCEAMLKVYRDAALRERMRAKSLARAAEFSWERCTEQTLAAYRAALAA
- a CDS encoding alpha/beta fold hydrolase — encoded protein: MRRTTLSLASAACALAAALPARDLRAQNVPGLTVAPCTVPGVEGPARCGTLEVWENRAARSGRKIPIRFVVLPATGPSPTRDPIFPIAGGPGQSAVDDMAGFAAQELAPLRETRDILLVDQRGTGGSNLLKCRFYDPEADLQAYFGAFYPADRVAACAEEWRGKADLAQYTSDPAADDFDEVRAALGYDRLNLYGVSYGTRAALVYMRRHPDRVRSAILQGVVPTDTRMPLYTARDAQRAVEGVFSECRAQAACAAAFPDLPGSLARALGRFAAGPVEVAIMHPRTGDPVRVRLPRDLFVEGIRYLAYSPHNAALIPAVVHQAGEGDYGPAAEFALSMRRDIVDAGSHGVYLTITCAEDLPFFTAEEGRRLAEGSFLGDYRVRDQKAACAAWPVPAVSREFLGPVASDAPALLLSGQWDPATPPEQAERVLRTLRNARHVVVPSAAHGFFGLTGGPQCARKLVTDFIRSADPRGLDASCADSVRRPPFPTRRLGGTPVTLPADQLARFAGRYRGENGFAVEIRVEGGRLVQTFPDGRTFTLVPVGPARFRVAAAPFIAATFVDEGGRVTGMRIEQGSGEPFTLERVP